Proteins from a single region of Candidatus Binatia bacterium:
- the rimM gene encoding ribosome maturation factor RimM (Essential for efficient processing of 16S rRNA) gives MTPNDSGQAVVVGRIAGVFGVRGELKCDPTSAGRIVFSPGAVLDCARGDARTPIRLAAVRPHGGRLLIRITGVEDAASAENYAGALLYAARDRISLSEGEYLDDDLVGCSVLGKDGTAYGTVQRVEHYPSSDMLIVDGTMVPMVRSIVSEIEVAKRRIVIDPPLGLFEQSSP, from the coding sequence ATGACTCCGAATGACTCAGGGCAGGCCGTAGTAGTCGGAAGAATCGCCGGAGTCTTTGGCGTCCGCGGAGAGTTGAAATGCGACCCGACCAGCGCGGGTCGCATCGTCTTTTCGCCGGGTGCGGTGCTAGACTGCGCGCGCGGCGACGCGCGCACCCCGATACGGCTGGCCGCCGTCCGGCCACACGGAGGGCGGCTGCTCATCCGGATCACCGGAGTCGAGGACGCGGCGAGCGCGGAAAACTACGCCGGAGCGCTATTGTATGCGGCGCGCGACCGAATCAGCTTGAGCGAGGGCGAGTATCTCGACGACGATCTGGTCGGTTGCAGCGTGCTCGGGAAAGACGGAACGGCGTACGGGACGGTCCAGCGTGTCGAGCACTACCCGTCGAGCGATATGCTGATCGTCGACGGAACGATGGTGCCGATGGTGCGTTCTATCGTCAGCGAAATCGAGGTGGCGAAACGGCGGATCGTCATCGATCCTCCGCTGGGACTCTTCGAGCAGAGTTCGCCTTAA
- the rpsP gene encoding 30S ribosomal protein S16, which translates to MVRIRLRRMGAKKQPTYRFVVSDARAPRDGRFIEILGHYNPRTEPRTVVVDETKAREWLAKGAQPSETVRRLFAEKGIMERGPIPTTKRAAKHAEGSGA; encoded by the coding sequence ATGGTACGTATTCGACTGCGCCGAATGGGCGCAAAAAAGCAGCCCACTTACCGTTTCGTGGTCTCCGACGCGCGGGCGCCGCGCGACGGCCGCTTCATCGAGATCTTGGGGCACTATAACCCGCGCACCGAGCCGCGAACGGTCGTCGTCGACGAGACGAAGGCGCGCGAGTGGTTGGCAAAAGGCGCGCAACCGTCGGAAACGGTGCGCCGGCTGTTCGCGGAAAAGGGCATCATGGAGCGCGGTCCGATTCCGACGACGAAACGCGCCGCGAAGCACGCGGAGGGCAGTGGAGCGTGA
- a CDS encoding YihY/virulence factor BrkB family protein, whose amino-acid sequence MERLISAFRDAGVRFTRDGCAFLAQSLAYNALFALFPLTVLALGALTLVLPEAQHRTLLFFDTLAPTLHDYIVNNLQTYIYGRGISSIVALAFLLWSGKNLFMGLAYALNRALNVPKGRPLVHNVLLSVVMLPVTGILLAIAIGLPIVLSITFHVAGLEDPARITHILAYLVSIALVFIVAVVLYRFLPNTRVTWAFALRGAAVVAIAWPVVQIAFAQYLTHVNFTYVYGALTAPLVLLLWFYCIGSIFLFGAEYSIAWQTGYSHSVPEESALDA is encoded by the coding sequence ATGGAGCGACTCATCTCCGCGTTTCGCGATGCCGGTGTGCGCTTCACTCGCGACGGGTGCGCCTTCCTCGCCCAATCCCTTGCATACAACGCGCTCTTTGCGCTGTTCCCATTGACTGTATTAGCGCTGGGCGCCCTCACGCTCGTGCTGCCCGAGGCACAGCATCGAACGCTGCTCTTCTTCGATACGCTCGCGCCGACGCTGCACGATTACATCGTCAACAACCTCCAGACGTACATCTACGGGCGCGGTATCTCGAGCATCGTCGCGCTCGCGTTCCTCCTGTGGTCCGGGAAGAATCTCTTCATGGGCTTGGCCTATGCGCTCAATCGCGCGCTCAACGTGCCCAAGGGGCGGCCACTCGTCCACAACGTGCTGTTATCGGTCGTCATGCTGCCCGTCACGGGCATCTTGCTGGCGATCGCGATAGGATTGCCGATCGTGCTCTCGATCACTTTTCACGTCGCGGGCCTTGAAGATCCAGCCCGCATCACCCACATCCTCGCATATCTCGTCTCGATCGCGCTCGTTTTCATCGTCGCGGTCGTGCTCTATCGCTTTCTGCCGAACACCCGCGTAACGTGGGCCTTCGCGCTGCGCGGCGCAGCGGTCGTAGCGATCGCGTGGCCGGTCGTCCAGATCGCGTTCGCCCAGTACCTAACCCACGTGAACTTTACGTACGTCTACGGCGCGCTCACGGCGCCGCTCGTCTTGCTGCTCTGGTTCTACTGCATCGGCTCGATCTTTTTGTTCGGCGCCGAATACAGCATCGCGTGGCAGACCGGATATTCGCACTCCGTCCCCGAAGAATCGGCGCTTGATGCTTGA
- the ffh gene encoding signal recognition particle protein, with protein MFDQLSDRLGAIFDRLSGRGRVSEGEVNDAMREIRVALLEADVSLAAAKAFVARVKEEAVGANALESLTPAQTILKIVYDELVALLGPASGSPQARLHFSDAPPSTIMLVGLQGSGKTTQAGKLGLRLKEQGRRSLLVAADVYRPAAIDQLRTLGKQVDLPVYERGTADPVQIVRDAIAEAKRLGVSTVIVDTAGRLQIDEALMEELERVKAVANPCEILLVADAMTGQEATNVAKGFHDRLGITGVILTKMDGDTRGGAALSIHSVTGAPIKLIGVGEKLSALEPFYPERLASRILGMGDALTLIEKTQSLYSEDQAKRLHEKLLKSSFTLDDFLDQVRQVRKIGSIGDLLKMVPGLSKVLPKDFEIPEREFVKVEAIISSMTRGERRNPNVLDGSRRKRIARGSGSQVSDVNRLVKRFEQAREMTKQLGGRKRGGLLPFRTP; from the coding sequence TTGTTCGATCAATTAAGTGATCGCTTAGGCGCGATCTTCGACCGGCTGAGCGGTCGGGGCCGGGTCAGCGAGGGTGAGGTCAACGACGCGATGCGCGAGATTCGCGTGGCCTTGCTCGAGGCCGACGTCTCGCTCGCGGCAGCTAAGGCGTTCGTCGCGAGGGTCAAGGAAGAGGCGGTCGGGGCCAACGCCCTCGAGTCGCTGACGCCGGCGCAGACGATCCTCAAGATCGTATACGACGAGCTTGTGGCGCTGCTCGGTCCGGCGAGCGGCTCGCCACAGGCGCGGCTGCACTTCTCGGATGCGCCGCCGTCGACGATCATGCTCGTCGGACTGCAAGGATCCGGAAAGACCACGCAGGCCGGCAAGCTCGGCCTGCGCCTCAAAGAGCAGGGCCGGCGCAGCCTGTTGGTTGCTGCTGACGTGTATCGCCCCGCGGCTATCGATCAGCTCCGGACGCTCGGCAAACAGGTCGATCTTCCGGTCTACGAGCGCGGCACTGCCGATCCCGTGCAGATCGTTCGCGACGCGATTGCCGAGGCCAAGCGCCTCGGGGTATCGACGGTGATCGTCGACACGGCCGGGCGGCTGCAGATCGACGAGGCGCTGATGGAGGAGCTCGAGCGCGTCAAGGCCGTCGCCAATCCGTGCGAGATTCTGCTCGTGGCCGACGCGATGACGGGTCAAGAAGCGACCAATGTGGCCAAAGGGTTTCACGATCGGCTCGGGATCACCGGCGTGATTCTCACGAAGATGGACGGGGACACGCGCGGCGGCGCGGCGCTGTCGATACACAGCGTTACGGGCGCTCCGATCAAGTTGATCGGCGTCGGCGAGAAGCTGTCCGCGCTGGAGCCCTTCTATCCCGAACGGCTCGCCTCGCGCATCCTCGGCATGGGCGACGCGCTGACGCTGATCGAGAAGACGCAGAGCCTCTACTCTGAGGATCAGGCGAAGCGGCTGCACGAAAAGCTGCTAAAGTCTAGCTTCACCCTCGACGACTTTCTCGATCAGGTGCGCCAGGTCCGCAAGATCGGTTCTATCGGTGACCTGTTGAAAATGGTCCCCGGTTTGTCGAAAGTGCTGCCCAAGGATTTCGAGATACCTGAGCGCGAGTTCGTGAAGGTCGAGGCGATCATCTCGTCGATGACGCGCGGCGAGCGCCGAAACCCGAATGTCCTCGACGGATCGCGGCGCAAGCGAATTGCGCGCGGTTCGGGCAGCCAGGTTTCGGACGTGAACCGGCTGGTCAAACGGTTCGAGCAGGCGCGCGAAATGACCAAACAGCTTGGCGGACGCAAACGCGGCGGATTGCTGCCGTTTCGTACGCCCTAA
- the msrA gene encoding peptide-methionine (S)-S-oxide reductase MsrA — MKLFAAAALLFSLSVGAAAPAQAASERVVLAGGCFWGMQLVFESLRGVDHVVAGYSGGSAGTAQYETVSTGTTGHAESVEITYDPAKISFKELLDVYFLVAHDPTELNRQGPDEGTQYRSEIFHTSTRQRAEALAYIAHLERQHVYASRVVTLVAPLRSFYPAEAYHQDYAVHNPQNPYIAFNELPKMKALREKYPSLVKADAPFGT, encoded by the coding sequence ATGAAGCTCTTCGCCGCTGCCGCCCTGCTCTTCAGCCTCTCCGTCGGCGCTGCCGCGCCGGCACAGGCCGCCTCGGAGCGCGTTGTGCTCGCCGGGGGCTGCTTCTGGGGGATGCAGCTCGTTTTCGAATCGCTGCGCGGCGTCGACCACGTCGTCGCCGGCTACTCCGGCGGCAGCGCCGGAACCGCGCAGTACGAGACGGTCAGCACCGGGACGACCGGGCACGCCGAGTCGGTCGAGATCACGTACGATCCGGCTAAGATCTCGTTCAAGGAACTGCTCGACGTCTATTTTCTCGTCGCGCACGACCCGACCGAGCTCAACCGCCAAGGCCCGGACGAAGGCACGCAGTATCGTTCGGAGATCTTCCACACGTCAACCCGGCAGCGCGCAGAGGCGCTTGCCTACATCGCGCACCTGGAACGGCAGCACGTCTACGCCTCGCGCGTCGTGACGCTCGTGGCGCCGCTGCGCAGCTTCTATCCCGCCGAGGCGTACCATCAGGACTACGCCGTGCACAACCCGCAGAACCCGTACATCGCCTTCAACGAGTTGCCGAAGATGAAGGCGCTGCGTGAAAAGTACCCGAGCCTCGTCAAAGCCGACGCCCCGTTCGGGACGTAA
- a CDS encoding methyltransferase domain-containing protein, which produces MDLNPQARQMADESMVRNLDAQARAIWPQEVELVRRYALPEGPHILDAGCGTGEIASRVTHLFPTARVLGVDIIDAHLEIARTRYAELSPRLRFEHQSVYELEAADDTFDLTLCRHVLHSIPQADRVVAELVRVTRPGGYLHLIPEDYGMLAFERGVPDPRDFWHEVPASMSEATGIDLFSGRDAYGVLARQGLEEIAIYYVIVDPLRVPRETFAAILTAWRDGYAGPIGETTAISEDAARAYFDRMIDNVRDPLGYAVWFVPIVSARKPGGGPEEARATGSGAAAASRSRPGAASATRPA; this is translated from the coding sequence GTGGACCTGAACCCGCAGGCGCGGCAGATGGCCGACGAATCGATGGTGCGCAACCTCGACGCGCAAGCGCGCGCAATCTGGCCGCAAGAGGTCGAGCTCGTGCGCCGCTACGCCCTTCCAGAAGGTCCTCACATCCTCGACGCCGGCTGCGGCACCGGCGAGATCGCGTCGCGTGTGACGCACCTTTTCCCCACGGCGCGCGTGCTCGGCGTCGACATCATCGACGCGCATTTGGAGATCGCGCGAACGCGCTATGCCGAGCTCTCTCCGCGGCTGCGCTTCGAGCATCAAAGCGTGTACGAACTGGAAGCGGCCGACGACACCTTCGACCTAACGCTGTGCCGCCACGTGCTGCATTCGATTCCGCAGGCCGATCGCGTCGTCGCCGAGCTCGTGCGCGTCACGCGTCCGGGTGGCTACCTGCACCTTATCCCCGAAGATTACGGGATGCTCGCATTCGAGCGCGGTGTGCCCGATCCGCGCGATTTCTGGCACGAGGTGCCCGCAAGCATGAGCGAAGCCACGGGAATCGATCTGTTCTCGGGGCGTGACGCATACGGCGTGTTGGCGCGGCAAGGCCTCGAGGAGATCGCCATCTACTACGTCATCGTGGATCCGCTGCGCGTTCCGCGCGAGACATTTGCCGCTATCCTCACCGCATGGCGCGACGGCTATGCCGGGCCGATCGGCGAGACGACGGCGATCAGCGAGGACGCCGCCAGGGCGTATTTCGACCGAATGATCGACAACGTACGCGACCCACTCGGTTACGCCGTTTGGTTCGTGCCGATCGTCAGCGCTCGCAAGCCCGGCGGCGGACCGGAGGAGGCGCGGGCAACGGGGTCCGGCGCGGCAGCGGCGAGCCGGTCCAGACCGGGCGCGGCGTCGGCGACTCGGCCGGCGTGA
- a CDS encoding NAD(P)-binding domain-containing protein: protein METVAFYGAGMLGSAMIRAMLDRGVAVRVWSRSRHKAEALQADGARAYADAAEAASGADRVHLCLSDDASVDAVIEAALPGIAASSPIVDHTTVTPQGVLERVRRLGETGYSFLHAPVFMGPPMALRATGVMMVSGDAVLVERVRGALEAMCSDLRYMGERPDAAAIYKLMGNAMIFAVVAGINDVLRIGEQQGLSREQIYALFDFYDPSGQIKGRGKRMAGEDYAPVWSVDMAHKDAVLMQTAAHHERLPLIDAVEALLRNVSDRGLGALDLAAVAQR, encoded by the coding sequence ATGGAAACCGTAGCCTTCTACGGAGCCGGAATGCTCGGCTCCGCGATGATTCGCGCGATGCTGGACCGCGGCGTGGCGGTGCGTGTCTGGAGCCGTTCGCGACATAAGGCCGAGGCGCTGCAGGCCGACGGCGCGCGAGCGTACGCCGATGCCGCGGAAGCGGCGTCCGGAGCGGACCGCGTGCACCTGTGCTTGAGCGATGATGCCAGCGTCGACGCCGTTATCGAGGCCGCGCTTCCCGGCATCGCCGCAAGCAGCCCGATCGTCGATCACACGACGGTAACGCCGCAGGGCGTGCTGGAGCGCGTGCGCCGCCTGGGCGAGACGGGATATTCGTTCCTACACGCGCCGGTATTCATGGGGCCGCCGATGGCCCTGCGGGCGACCGGCGTCATGATGGTCTCGGGTGACGCGGTGCTGGTCGAGCGCGTTCGCGGCGCGCTCGAAGCCATGTGCAGCGACCTTCGCTATATGGGCGAGCGCCCCGACGCGGCTGCGATTTACAAGTTGATGGGCAACGCGATGATCTTCGCCGTCGTCGCCGGGATCAACGACGTGCTCCGCATCGGCGAGCAGCAAGGGCTCTCGCGTGAGCAGATCTACGCGCTATTCGACTTCTACGATCCGTCTGGGCAGATCAAGGGGCGCGGTAAGCGCATGGCAGGCGAAGACTACGCTCCCGTGTGGAGCGTAGACATGGCGCACAAGGATGCCGTCCTGATGCAGACCGCGGCGCATCACGAGCGCCTTCCCCTGATCGACGCGGTCGAAGCGCTGCTGCGAAACGTCTCCGACCGCGGCTTGGGCGCGCTCGATCTCGCCGCCGTCGCGCAGCGCTGA
- a CDS encoding acyl carrier protein produces the protein MPTTFDKVKKIIVEQLGVDESEVTPEASITDDLGADSLDQVELVMAFETEFNIDIPDEEAEKIKTVGDAVKRIDETTAGSSTS, from the coding sequence ATGCCCACCACCTTCGATAAAGTCAAAAAGATCATCGTCGAGCAGCTTGGCGTCGACGAGTCGGAAGTCACGCCCGAAGCGTCGATCACCGACGATCTCGGCGCCGATTCGCTCGACCAGGTCGAGCTGGTGATGGCGTTCGAGACCGAGTTCAACATCGACATTCCCGACGAGGAGGCCGAGAAGATCAAGACGGTCGGCGATGCCGTGAAGCGCATCGACGAGACGACCGCGGGTTCATCGACGTCGTAG
- a CDS encoding DoxX family protein, which yields MSIAFLIVRLILGLSFMAHGTQKLFGWFGGGGITGTGDFFEGLGYRPGKTFAAMAAFAETIGGFLTVLGAGGALGPVLIVIVMLVAIGSVHYKRGFFVANGGWELNTAYIAAAVAVAFAGNGLYSIDGYLGMRFLTDPVQVGYAFAAAVIVAALNLLSRRTTAPAA from the coding sequence ATGAGCATTGCATTCTTGATCGTGCGACTGATCCTCGGGTTGAGCTTCATGGCTCACGGAACGCAGAAGCTCTTCGGCTGGTTCGGCGGCGGCGGCATAACCGGAACCGGCGATTTTTTCGAGGGTCTCGGCTACCGGCCGGGCAAGACGTTCGCGGCGATGGCCGCCTTCGCTGAGACGATCGGCGGGTTTCTCACGGTCCTCGGCGCAGGCGGAGCGTTGGGTCCCGTGCTGATCGTCATCGTTATGCTCGTCGCGATCGGCTCCGTGCACTACAAGAGGGGTTTCTTCGTCGCCAACGGCGGATGGGAGCTAAACACGGCGTACATCGCCGCGGCCGTCGCAGTGGCCTTCGCAGGCAACGGGCTATACTCGATCGACGGTTATCTCGGCATGCGATTCCTCACCGATCCGGTACAGGTCGGCTACGCGTTTGCCGCGGCTGTGATCGTCGCCGCGCTGAACTTGTTGTCGCGCCGAACGACGGCGCCCGCGGCATAA
- a CDS encoding S9 family peptidase, which yields MRGAVFFVLLALAATAVPAVALPALQLSDMARIVDLEEPAISPDGARVALVRIDQDLRHAAYVDSLVLIGTRDGRSRMLVRGGDVAVPRWSPDGSRLLYLARPPAGGFHQLFVRSLGGAARQLTRGGGEVIDAAWSPDGRTIAFVAADRLAPAAYFFAGDNDYTAAALTPPDHLWVIPAAGGRARRLTAGSWTIAPTDPGGIFSPQIAWTRDARRIAFTRVENTFSGDDERSTLWQVDAAGGALRKLTAHAELELSPAYSPDGSALAYWYPRNGDFNSENTLRMAASGRDILLSERLDRNVAGSLWFPGGRRLLLCAADGTRMNAWTVDLAGASTPLELGDVHVVCDPYSSSTFDSGIAADIARDGSIAFVGTSATSARELYYLAKGASAPRRLTHFNDFLARIALGRMTELNWTGADGFAEDGVVTYPPSFPLRQAQGDKYPVVLLIHGGPGLSSTRDFVWEQWPLAQMIASRGYVVLQPNYRGSDNLGNAYMTAIVRNTVAGPGADIMAGLAAVGRIPGVDASRVAVSGWSYGGELTSWLIGHYHTWRAAVSGAAVNSEFDEYNLSTSNVQDRYPLGTSPFTDDGQRIYRDNSPITYYAQITTPTLIWGTTLDPVVPITQSYALFHALTDNHVPVRFAVFPAATHGPADPRQTAALTRLWLDWLGQHL from the coding sequence ATGCGAGGTGCCGTGTTCTTCGTTTTGCTCGCGCTGGCTGCGACGGCAGTGCCCGCGGTGGCGCTGCCCGCATTGCAGCTGAGCGACATGGCGCGGATCGTCGATCTGGAGGAGCCGGCGATCTCACCCGACGGCGCGCGCGTCGCGCTCGTGAGGATCGACCAAGACCTCCGTCATGCCGCATACGTCGACAGCCTCGTCCTGATCGGCACGCGCGACGGGCGCAGCCGCATGCTCGTGCGTGGAGGCGACGTCGCCGTTCCCCGCTGGTCGCCGGACGGCTCCCGGCTGCTCTATCTGGCTCGTCCGCCCGCGGGAGGATTCCACCAGCTCTTCGTTCGCTCGCTCGGGGGCGCAGCCAGGCAGCTCACGCGCGGCGGCGGCGAGGTGATCGACGCGGCGTGGAGTCCCGACGGGCGCACGATTGCGTTCGTCGCTGCGGATCGCCTCGCGCCGGCCGCGTACTTCTTCGCCGGCGACAACGACTACACGGCCGCGGCGCTCACGCCGCCGGACCACCTCTGGGTCATCCCGGCCGCCGGCGGCCGGGCGCGGCGCTTGACCGCGGGATCCTGGACGATCGCGCCGACCGATCCCGGCGGCATCTTTTCGCCGCAGATTGCCTGGACGCGCGACGCACGCCGCATCGCGTTCACGCGCGTCGAGAACACGTTCAGCGGCGACGACGAGCGCTCGACGCTCTGGCAAGTCGACGCCGCTGGCGGTGCGCTGCGCAAGCTCACGGCGCACGCGGAGCTTGAGCTGAGCCCCGCGTATTCACCGGACGGCTCGGCGCTCGCGTACTGGTATCCGCGCAATGGAGATTTCAACTCGGAGAACACGCTGCGGATGGCCGCGAGCGGTCGCGACATTCTACTCTCCGAGCGACTCGACCGCAACGTCGCCGGCTCGCTCTGGTTTCCCGGCGGCCGCCGGCTGTTGCTCTGCGCGGCGGACGGGACGCGGATGAACGCCTGGACGGTCGACCTTGCGGGCGCGTCGACGCCGCTGGAGCTCGGCGACGTGCACGTCGTGTGCGATCCGTACTCGAGCAGCACGTTCGATTCCGGAATCGCCGCGGACATCGCGCGCGACGGGTCGATCGCCTTCGTCGGCACGAGCGCGACGAGCGCGCGCGAGCTGTACTATCTCGCTAAAGGCGCGAGCGCGCCGCGCCGCCTGACGCATTTCAACGACTTTCTCGCGCGGATCGCTCTGGGACGTATGACCGAGCTGAACTGGACCGGGGCCGACGGTTTTGCGGAGGATGGCGTCGTGACGTATCCGCCTTCGTTCCCCCTGCGCCAAGCTCAGGGTGACAAGTATCCGGTCGTGCTGCTGATTCACGGCGGGCCCGGCCTCTCGAGCACCCGCGACTTCGTCTGGGAACAGTGGCCGCTCGCGCAGATGATCGCGTCGCGCGGCTACGTCGTGCTGCAGCCGAACTATCGCGGCAGCGACAACCTCGGCAACGCCTACATGACCGCGATCGTGCGCAACACCGTCGCCGGCCCCGGCGCGGATATCATGGCCGGCCTGGCCGCGGTCGGACGGATTCCGGGCGTCGACGCGTCGCGCGTCGCCGTCTCGGGCTGGTCGTACGGCGGCGAGCTAACCTCGTGGCTCATCGGCCACTATCACACGTGGCGAGCGGCCGTTTCAGGCGCAGCCGTCAACAGCGAGTTCGACGAGTACAACCTCTCGACGTCGAACGTGCAAGACCGCTATCCGTTGGGAACTTCGCCTTTCACGGACGACGGACAGCGCATCTACCGCGACAACTCACCGATCACGTACTACGCGCAGATCACGACTCCGACGCTGATCTGGGGCACGACGCTGGATCCCGTCGTGCCGATCACGCAATCCTACGCGCTCTTCCACGCGCTGACCGACAACCACGTGCCGGTGCGCTTCGCCGTGTTTCCCGCGGCAACGCACGGGCCGGCCGACCCGCGCCAGACCGCGGCGCTGACCCGCCTGTGGCTCGATTGGCTCGGCCAACATCTGTGA
- a CDS encoding 3-hydroxyacyl-CoA dehydrogenase, with the protein MQIDGRTFLVSGGSSGLGAACVAEFARNGGNVVICDVSERGAELARELGERVCFVRTDVTDGAQVQRAVDEAADRFGGVHAAINCAGIATAERVIGRNGPLPLDHFTKVIAVNLIGTFNVIRLAAAKMLERTVEPGEDRGVIVCTASVAAYDGQVGQAAYSASKGGVVGLTLPIAREFAQHQIRVASIAPGIFDTPMLAGLPEAARESLGKQVPFPSRLGRPAEYAALARHIVENQMLNGEVIRLDGAIRMAPR; encoded by the coding sequence ATGCAAATAGACGGACGGACGTTTTTGGTTAGCGGGGGCAGCTCCGGCCTTGGGGCCGCTTGCGTCGCGGAGTTCGCTCGCAACGGCGGCAACGTCGTAATTTGCGACGTGAGCGAACGGGGCGCTGAGCTCGCGCGCGAACTCGGGGAACGAGTCTGCTTCGTGCGCACCGACGTCACGGACGGCGCCCAGGTGCAGCGGGCCGTCGACGAGGCGGCGGACCGATTCGGCGGCGTACACGCAGCGATCAACTGCGCGGGGATCGCAACCGCCGAGCGCGTGATCGGCCGCAACGGACCGCTGCCGCTCGACCACTTCACGAAGGTCATCGCCGTCAATCTGATCGGCACGTTCAACGTCATCCGTCTCGCGGCGGCGAAGATGCTGGAGAGGACCGTCGAGCCGGGTGAGGATCGCGGCGTGATCGTGTGCACGGCGTCGGTCGCTGCCTACGACGGGCAGGTCGGGCAAGCCGCATACTCCGCGTCCAAAGGCGGCGTCGTGGGATTGACGCTTCCGATTGCGCGCGAGTTCGCGCAGCATCAGATCCGCGTCGCGAGCATCGCTCCTGGGATCTTCGACACGCCGATGCTGGCCGGGCTCCCGGAGGCGGCGCGGGAGTCGCTGGGCAAGCAGGTGCCCTTCCCGTCGCGGCTGGGAAGACCGGCGGAGTATGCCGCGCTCGCGCGGCACATCGTCGAAAATCAAATGCTCAACGGCGAGGTGATTCGCCTCGACGGCGCGATCCGAATGGCGCCGAGGTAG
- a CDS encoding SDR family NAD(P)-dependent oxidoreductase, which translates to MMLSGKTALITGASRGIGRAIAVEFAREGADVALIGRDVAALEETAAASASARVGATAEVFPGDVTDRAAMDAIIGRVVERFGTLDCAISNAGQSIDSLLLRLKPETIDQMLDVNLKSAFHLCSAVAKPMMKQRAGSIVLMSSIVGLSGNAGQAAYAASKAALLGLSKSLAKELGSRNIRVNAVAPGFIETAMTEKMPDAAKEFLVKQAALGRAGKPEDVSGAVAFLCSDAAGYITGQTLVVDGGILM; encoded by the coding sequence ATGATGCTGTCCGGGAAGACGGCGCTGATCACGGGCGCGAGTCGAGGGATCGGACGCGCGATCGCTGTCGAGTTCGCGCGTGAGGGCGCCGACGTTGCGCTGATCGGCCGGGACGTGGCCGCACTCGAAGAGACGGCCGCGGCGAGCGCGAGCGCGCGCGTGGGCGCGACCGCGGAGGTATTTCCGGGAGACGTGACCGATCGCGCCGCGATGGATGCCATCATCGGGCGCGTCGTCGAGCGATTCGGAACGCTCGATTGCGCGATCTCGAACGCAGGTCAGAGCATCGATTCCCTTCTGCTACGATTGAAGCCCGAGACGATCGATCAGATGCTTGACGTTAACCTCAAGTCGGCGTTTCACTTGTGCAGCGCCGTCGCCAAGCCGATGATGAAACAGCGAGCGGGATCGATCGTTTTGATGTCGAGCATCGTGGGGCTGAGCGGCAACGCGGGCCAAGCGGCATACGCGGCCTCGAAAGCGGCCCTCCTGGGCTTAAGTAAATCGCTGGCAAAGGAGTTGGGTTCGAGGAATATAAGAGTCAACGCCGTCGCGCCTGGCTTCATCGAAACCGCTATGACCGAAAAGATGCCCGACGCCGCTAAGGAGTTTTTAGTCAAGCAAGCCGCTCTCGGCCGAGCCGGGAAGCCGGAAGACGTCAGCGGGGCCGTCGCGTTCCTCTGCTCTGACGCCGCCGGCTACATTACCGGACAGACGCTCGTGGTCGACGGCGGCATTTTGATGTAA